From Dendropsophus ebraccatus isolate aDenEbr1 chromosome 10, aDenEbr1.pat, whole genome shotgun sequence:
CTATATTCATATAAGATCTATACACTAGATGAGCTGATGTACTGTATAATAACTCAGACTCCATATATTCATATAAGATCTATACACTAGATGAGCTGATGTACTGTATAATAACTCAGACTCCATATATTCATATAAGATCTATACACTAGATGAGCTGATGTACTGTATAATAACTCAGACTCCATATATTCATATAAGATCTATACACTAGATGAGctgatgtgctgtacatagcgTAACTCATACTCCATATATTCATATAAGATCTATACACTAGATGAGCtgatgtgctgtatactgtataataactcAGAATCCATATATTCATATAAGATCTATACACTAGATGAGCTGATGTACTGTATAATAACTCAGACTCCATATATTCATATAAGATCTatgtgttgcagtgaaatgatagaatccatggatttgatcaaatcactagggacttgatcaaatcctgggaaatgatgaaatgaccatcatgttccatcatttccctagggatttgattaaatcactgacccctttcagggaaatgatggaatgaacaatCGAGGTGCAGGCGGCTCTGTTTGGCGGCGGAGGTGGACCGGGGAGTAGAGCAGCTCAcctccctggcaggcatatggcggcaaaGGCGGACGGGAACTCCGGCAGGAATGCGGaggtggacgggggagcagagaggcacacctccccggcaggcatactGGTGCAGATGGGGAGGGACGGACTGGGAGCAGAGCGGTACACCTTCCGGCAGGCATGCaggggtggacggggagcagatcagacaggccgggggagcaggaggcgtgtaGCAGGGGAAACTAGCGGAAcggagagcagagaggaggcggacggggagcagagcggcacaccttccAGCAGGAATAAGGCGGCGGGGCGGACTGGGAGCATAGCGGGCAGGCTGGGGGAGGAGGATGCGTGTAGTAGGGGAAATGAGCAGatgcggacagggagcagagcggacagacTCCATGTATTCATAGAAGATCTGCTGCAGAGTTAGAGACTGCAGGggtgggtttaaaggggtagacaattattcactaaataacacacattacaaaggtatacaactttgtaatgtatgttagtgaatggcccccttccccgtgtttccccccacccacgctagacccggaagtgtagtgctctatactcacctgatccgtgttgacccccgtccgccatcttgtgacaatgatggaatcttcgggcggccggccgaaccgctccgaccgtcccttgtgccggccgacctctgccgcgtcatcagctgctcagccgcgattggctgagcatagttatgatgctgcagagggtggccggcactagggacggtcggtgCGGCCAGCcgcccaaagatgacatcattgtcacaagatggcggacgggggtcaacacggatcaggtgagtatagagcactacacttctggcaGCCTTTCAGATGAATGCTTGGTAGCAGTTTCAGAGCTCTGGGGCATGATGGGATATGTTTAGTTGTGAATGTGTAGGATGGAAGAGCTCTAATTACTTAGAAGAGTTGTCTGGGCAAAATAAAATACTATAGGACAACAAGGGATGGCGTAAACATAATGAGTTATAATCACCTGTCCCGGTCCCCTGCAAGCACTGCTCCTTGTCTCCTGTTTTTTTATGATGTCACCATAAGACTTGCCCGCTCAGCTAATCTGTGGGATACcactgtggccactgattggatgagcaggcaggtcctgtaGTGACATCATTGGAAGTAGGGGGGACCAGgaatgtgctgtggctgcagcggaCCAGGATGGGTGAATATAACTTGTATTATGTTTTCACCACCCCCTCCTGTCCTAAAATGTCATTTTGCCTTTATAACCCTTTATTGATACTAGAGCAGCTCTGCGACTTCCTCACTGCCCGGCTGTATTACTGAATGTCTGTTTATTTCCAGTGTCGAAATTGTGACTACCAGCAGGAGGCAGATAACAGCTGTATATATGTGAATAAGATCACGCATGAAGTCGAGTGAGTATTACTGGTTTGCTGTCTTCACCATTCTCCATTATATGATGTATCCATTAAACAGATGTCCTACCtggtttccccgaaaataagacatatacTAAAAATAAGACCaggtagaggttttgctgaattgctaaatataagaccTCCCCCgtaagtaagacctagcaaagtgtttggaagcatggccgccgaacagaacaccagggcatgcagctgtaatTCTTTTTAGCCCACTGCTGTTGGCCCCTAACCTTCTCTGTGTTGCACAGCAGCTGCACATAGGACGTAAAGACCGCCACCTGCCACAAACCCCGATGTTCCCTTCCGCGGcggtcacttgtaaatgtgcaagcAAGGCATCAAGATGCCTGTCGCCTGCTGCCATCCCCATTGTCCCCTACTGCCAGACCGtctgcacacagtctgctgttatcccgtcacctgccgccatactgtacgctgtccctgctgtgctgtaagaGTGTGCAGGGGTGAGCTCCCACTGGTGGCTGTAAGCTTCCATAccgtacactctgtccctgctgtgaatGTGACGTGAATTCTCCTTCATGGGaaaaagacatcccctgaaaataagacctagcacatctttgggagcaaaaattaatataagacacggtcttattttcagggaaacatggtaATAGCCTGTACGTTATAAAAGCCTTTAGACATATTAAGCATGTATGTGGTGAGCACTCCTGACACCTACAGAAAAGGTAGTGTGAACAATCCCTAAATGTACTACTGTGCTGTGATGACTCCTCAGTAACATCTGTGTCACCCCCTACCAGTGAGCTGACTCAGATCATTGCAGACGTGTCTCAGGACCCCACGCTGCCTCGTACAGAGGATCATCCCTGCGCAAAGTAAGTCACGTGACCCCCATTAGACCGATCTTCCCCCAGTCTTTGCCTTCTGTGTGCCGTGTCAATTTTGCTTCTATTTTCTCAGCTGTATGCTATGACTTTGTCGCCTGCAGGTGCGGACACAAAGAAGCGGTGTTTTTCCAGTCTCACAGTGCTCGAGCTGAGGTAcaccttccatttttttttatacatttttcagCATCATAAAAAAAGCACTCCCATGATTTTATAATAATGTATTATGGAAATTGATTCTGTGCTGTTAATGGGATCACACACAAGCGGGAGACAGAAACCTCTATCAGTTACTGATGATCATTATACAGCACCTGTCACACACTTATAAATGCTCTGTTAAAAGCTCAGTCTCCCTGCCTTTCTAAGGTTTTGCACAGAGAgcggagagcagatacaaggcatgCTACACACCTGAATTAGCACAGCTAACTTGGCCGGGTTTAGAAGAGAAAATAAGCAGGGGAGTTAATAAAGACCTGTGGAGTAGTTACTTTTTGCAAAATAAAGTACAGAGCAGGAACAGAAAATGCTTTAGAAAGGCGTCCATACAAAGCatgtgtgatttaaaggggttttccagcgctagcaaaacatggccactttcttccagagtgggcaccactcttgtctccagcttgggtggggttttgcaactcgtttccattaaagaagtccagcaaaaatttttattaaagtattgtattgcccccaaaaagttatacaaatcaccaatatacacttcttatgggaaatgcacataaagtgcttttttccctccacttactactgcatcaaggcttcactgcagcaggttTGAAGTAGGAGATTAAAGAGGTTTTACAGGAAAAAatgttttcccctatccacagaaaagtaggagattgtggggcGTCTGTGGATGggggaaaagttcatttttcctggaatatccctttaaggaaaaaatttctaggattttttttgtgcatttcctATGTATAACTTTTCCCTAATTGTATAAAACAAACTCAAATTTGCAGTAAAACGACCAGAATGAACATTACTTTGTTCTCCCTCTAGGATGCCATGAGGCTGTACTATGTTTGCACTGCTCCACACTGTGGTCATCGATGGAcggagtgattttttttttttttttcttttctggaaGTTCATAGTTTGCTTCTTTGTAGGTctgttttaaaataaattaatttttttacataaaattgtGCCGATTTGTTTTGTCCGAAGAAAGTCTTACACCAGAGAGTGACGGTGAGCAGTCTTCCGTATTGTTTGTCATCTGGTGGAGACAAGGTTTGGCAGGTAACATGGCGTCGGATGCAGCAGGACCCCCATCTCTCCTCTCAGGCCTCCAGATCCTCTCTTCCGTAAATGTCTGGAGAGCATTGGGTTGTTTGGATGCACCTCGAGAAGATGCAGGTTGTAGGTGTCAGAACTGGATGATGTAAATCCACAGTCCTCACATACGTAGATCTTGGAGCGGCGCTGGCGGTAGGCGTAGCTCTGTAATACACCATGGATTTTGCGCAGATGAGACTCCAGGGAGCAGCGCTGAGTGAAGGACTTGTCACAGGCTGGACACTTGTATGGTCTTATTCCTGTGAGTGAAAGTTTTATTCTTAATACCATTGTCATCTGTCTGGCAGCTAGGACCCCCACCTATCCTGTGAACGGGACAAATCTATTCCCAGCATGAATGTTACTCACCAGTTCATTCTCTACAGGACCACTAAACATTGCCAAGCACTGGTCCCAAACCAATCAGCTTCTTATCTCTTTATCAGATACCACTACACCTAATTCAAAGTAAAATCATATGCTGATTTACTAGTTAAAAGGGTAGTCCAGACAggattttttgtattttaaataGGCACATACTTGCCTGCTGTTGGGCCCCCAGTCCCTACCCTAGAGGAAACGAATACTGGATAAAGTAAGTcactgccgcagccactgacagGCTGAGTGGACATTTGCTTAAGGGTTGGCAGGTCAAAGGAAGCAGGAGCCGTCAAAATGCCAGCTGTAGTAGTGGTTtggaggacaggtaagtatgctttttaatataaagtgtgtgtgtatattcatATTCTCACTGGAATAACTGTTCAAATGTAGGGTCACCTTTATATACAGTTCTGGTGcctgcaactagagatgagcgaatttataaTATAAACAAAGCACTTTATTAGCTGAGCCGTTAGCTTATCAGTCagctggatccagtttttccaggcaccAGGAGTGGCAAAGGCAGCCGACTGATAAGCTAACAAAGTGCTTCTCTTATACTGTCAAATCACTCCTCTTTACTTGCAACCTCTACTCCAGGGAGCAGTGGAGCTCACTGAAGGTAAAAGCATATCCAATAAGCTATGCCTAGAGGTGGCTGCAAGATGACTTGTCATCACTCTGTGGCTAAGCAGGGAACAATAGAATTTTGTATCAATAAAATGGCAACTGGGTGTTAACCTTTATTGTTGCCAAAGAGGTGTTGCTTCAGTGATTCTGCTAACAGTCCACTGGATACTgtcagaacaggagaggttaaTGCAGTGTTCTTATATTTTATCGAGAGTACAAGTATTTTTGTAAAATGGGTGTGATGGTAGAGCTCCAGGTGTTTTTCATTTTTGGCCTATGTACTTTTTCCTATAAATTAAAGCTTTTTCTGTAATTATCATAACTGAAACATAAGGGCgcgttcagactacagaatccgTGCAGAGAACATCCTGCGGATTTTTCCACTTgactctccgcccatgccatagttTCCATTCTAGGATggggcagattctgccatctgcACAAAGAAtcgccatgtcaattctttgggcggacggtggaatccgcctgaccCTAGAGTGGAGtgtatgggaccagtggagagtCAAGCGGGTGCAAGCAGTGGAATGCGCAAGATGTTCTCTGtgcagattccgtagtctgaacgtgCCCTAAGACAGGAAAATGCTGCATGCTGTACTATGTAAGTGACATACTCACCGGTGTGTGTCCTCATATGGCGTTTCAAGTCAAATGTGTCATTAAAGCCTTTACCGCAGCAGGGGCAGCGATGTCTCTTCTGGATGCTGTGACATTTCAGGTGGCGGGTCAACATGCGCTGGAGTGGGAAGGTCTTCCTGCAAGCTCGACAGGGGAAGGGACCCTAGGAGAAACCATGCTTACTTTACACATAATCAGATGAGTCCGATTGTTTGGTATTTGGTTACTGGTGGCTAAAAAAAGTTGTATgcagtactggaaaacatggatacaggctatggctatATGGCACTGATGTCTGGGAGATCTATAGGCCTCCACACTTTTTTAATAATTTGCACACTACCTTTTACAGTATTTTGCCCTGAGGACTCCCTCAACATAATGATTTTGACGTGTAAAAATCTGTTAAGAGAGCATCTATGATCAGTactacatggagagaaaggagctgctgcacctcacacctatggctgacacgaatgccactcggctacatttaaaaaccaacaccaggatgttggtataaaaattgatcaaaccatattgccccatgtaccacgtgccggtctcctcgttcacatgggtccctacactaaccccacactgtgtcggtcagcgaccgctaaccctgcaaagggtgcacaagcagggaagggaggccatggaatggccctgcaaccccaatgtcacaggaccaaactcaAAGTGGCCCCCCCCAAAACCTAGTTGGTACTACtggtggagaaagctgccaccaaacaacacaagtgtgaatatgctcttgtactatatatttattatataatctATGATCAGTATTATCTGCCATTTTTGAGttttctgagttttttttttttttgtattttgtagccTCAGATGCCTTCATTCAAGTGCTGTTTTTATATTGTTGCTATGCCCCCTGCATATGTATAATTTGACAGAAAATAAACCCTCTTTATAAAACAGAAGGACTAAGGGGTAAGGTATTACGGTGTCGTACCTCAGATACTGCCGGAGATAACGCTGGTTTTGGAGGCGGGTGAGGCCAAAGGATGGAATCTGGAGGGTTTAAAGAAAATTATTGAAatccacatacatacacagtattaCTGCAAATGTATAGACCCTTTATATGGAAGGTAGCTGTAGATAAGTCTAGTACGGGAACGTCATATATGAGGCTCTTCCTGGgccattgctaaaaaaaaaaaaaaatctctttttttgGCCAGCAAAACACTGAGCATGACCCCCCAGGCTTATAAATAGTAACTAAACATCCACAATATAGCATACACCTACAGCATGCTGTAGAAGAGGGGGGAGGCAAATAGGGCCCCCCTCTTAGTTTCTACCAGTCAGATAGAAACTAAATAGAATcaccctagtaaaaaaaaaaaaaatcataaaaaacccTTGTGATGAAGAGCTACTCTCTAAACACACACAAGCCACAttcacaataagccacaccccttattGTTGAAGCATTAGTGTCCCTGGGAAAAATTCAAATCCTGGCAATATGATGTGGTTTGATGTATAGCGTAGAGATCCTtgtgttagggccagttcatatAGAGCAaaacgtgtcaattctttgaacgtaggcgcacaagccctcccatagactgcctgtatgacacggaggctggcgggattttgCCTCGTGTGAACTGGTCCTTATACTGTCCTGCTATGTATGGCATTAGTACTAATTTATGGTGCttcttagctggagctgctgcacaGTACATTGTATGGATGTTATGTTAAAAACAACTTGCtgttaataaagctattttagtaAAACAAATCACAGACTGTTATGATTTGAGCTGTCGGGTGAGGCTGGCGACCAACTGCCACCATCATTGGAGATGTAACCAAGTCCTGTGGCGTCTGAGGGGCAATTCTCTGCCCATTTCTCCTGTCACAGACGCCTGATGGACGGCACAGCTCCCCGGTACATCATCCCAGAGCATCtacaggtaagtattactggtACACCGCACACAGGTCAGCGGAGAGGGACACTGATCACTGGGGGAGACTGGTCATGTTAGGGGGCCATGTAAAAAGACTGATCAGTACAGGACATACATAATGGCGGATATGGACATTGGTAAGGAAAGATATCCAATAcacaatatggccgccattcagaTAATACACAGCTCTCTAATCTGGCTCATAGAGTAATACAGGgtgtctgcagcctcttcaatagTAGATTGTGCTGCTCTAAGCAGACTGCATATTACAAAGTATAGGGGCAGAGTTATCAAGCAGTTTTCCAGTAGGAACGTCCTCtgttgccatagcaaccaatcacagctcagctttcaaaaaaaataaaaaaaaaaatatatatatatatatatatatatatatatatatatgaatgagcTTTAGTAAAGGGAGTGTCCACATTAAATGTTGGGGAAGGGCGACgggagggtccgcgttagggggctggggcaggcctggaCTGGGAAGGTTAGGGGGCTGGCCTGGGAAGGACTTGGGCTCACCGTTTTAAGGAGTTCTAGGAGTTCTAGGTGGGTTTTAGTGAAGGAAAGGTAAATTAAGGTTTGGGATGGGTAatcgggttagggtggaggggctccctcatggtgccttcaccttgacgtggtgagggagcttgcgtgccttggtgatccaatgagctaagctggtgggagtaataTTCCTGGCGGGGTCAcacgtgccagacaggtcaatggggagaggccagactaagcaaggcacccagaAAAAAGGGCTGGTATTCTAGAAATATTTAAAATACAATGGACAATACATCTCTTACTACACATATCCATCAGCAGTACACATTGCTATTCTCAtctgcttttgttgttgttgactgaTGAACCTTGTAATAGGAAAgcccgggctgtctccaccttccccacggaccgggaaggtatcgggaatcaaatgcggaaggttcggcaaggttcgagttctatagaacctaagattttccgctgttcaatcatctctaggcAGGACCCCTGCACATAAGATTCCTGTCCACCACTAAGCTCTGTCTCTATTTCTTCTAAGCCTCACCCCTTTGTTATACATCCCTGCTCTGCATTAAgccttttgttttttaattaaattctCTTCTGATTGTCTCCCCTGCCTGGACCAGTACTGAGTCTTCCAAGGTCAGACCTGCAGCCACCATGAGGAGGTTGTGTCTGCTGGGAACTTGCACAgtgacatagggccctattccaccggatgattatcgttcagattatctttaaatcaatcgaatctaaacgataatcgttcggttaaattgcagttaacgattaacgactgaacgagaaatcgttgatcgctttataagacctggacctatttttatcgttcctcgttcgcaaaacgttcgcaaatcgttcgcattgaataagacattgttcggtctcTCGCAATAGATaaaaacgcaatagcgaataaatagcgaagaaaaaactatcgcaattatgatcataagtaacgattatcattccatggaaatgagtgaacgttttcaggtctttcgcaatagcggtcgtttgagattgttaatcgttaacgattatgcaaacgataatcgtccggtggaatagggcccttactgtgggGTTAAGTGCAGGGAGGGTGCTGTGCTGGGAAAAAGCCAGCCATCAAGGTGTTCATGGactggcccatctggcatttgcccaaATTCTTAGATGGTCAGTCTGTCTCTGCCTGTCACCGTAGACCTGCTCCTCTAATACATCTCATACCAGAAGTCACATTTGGGGGAGAAGGTATCAGGTCATTGAAGAGGTCATGCTTTTGTGAAATAACAGCTGATCACCCCTGCAACTGGGACTGGCTCAATTTATGCAAACACTATACCGTCATTGTTATGGCCAActtttagaacaaaaaaaaacaaaagaaaacgaTACACTACATGGCAAACACATCTTCTGAAGCATTTGTTACCAGAGTTTCTGTTTCATTTGAAGCAACAGAACATCCTCCTGTGTCCTGGGGTAAGTTTTATTTCTTTAACCCTATACTCTGCCTTGGCTAGCATACTGACCTATAGGCCCAGGGCATTGGTCTTCTAAGATTTAATAAAACTAAATAGCCCTGACCTCTTGTTTTTAGTGGTGGAGGGGACCGCCGGCCTCTTCTGTCTGTAACAGTAAGCAGTATGATTCCTGACTTCTGCAATGCATAGTAATGGTCTATTCTTTATTTTAGGTTTTCTTTGGGTAACCGCTGGTGTAAATGCCGGAATAACCATCAGTGACTAGCATTCATTCTGTATTTGCATAGCTGTACTCACAAAGCTGTCCGATAGACGCAGCAAAATGGGACATGGTGAGTGCCGGTCGTGGTGTACATACAGATTTATCATTGTTAATCCCTATATGTAAACAGCTCTGATTCTGGGAATACATTGTGGCTTCTCTCTATACAACCTACAGAGTATGGAAGACATGAAAGGAAACAATACAAAGGATCCATCCATTGTGCAGGTGAATGGTGGGATTTAAGCTCATTTGACTGTAACAGAACATTGTCCTTGGCCATCAATGGCAACCGTCTCCTGGAAGTGTCACGCCGTCCATTATCCACAATACTCTACATCTTATAGTGACACCAGATACAATGATTTATATAATATGATAATAGAGGTACCAGTATGTATATAAAAGTGCGAAACCGGCTCTCATTCATTGTATTCTATGGTGGCCATCTTAGACGCCTGGCTGGTTGCAGTAGTCCTTGGATTTTCTACTGCAAAATTTCCACCTGGATAATTGTCAGCATTTATAGCCATATGGAAAATATTTGatgtgtgtgaatgaagcctgaAGGCCTTTTTCTTTACTTCCGCAATGCATGACCACTCAAAGAATGGAGTAATAAAACTACTACAGGTTTATATttctgcctatttttttttttatttaaagggaatgtctaaAAATTGGGCAGCGTTTTCCTTTTCAATAGGTAATCCAGGATTAGCAAAACAAAGCTgctttcttatttaaaaaaaaaaaaaaaaaagtgccacccctatcctcgggctgtgtgtggtattacagttggACTCCTTTcaattcaatagaactgagctgtagTACCAAACAaaagacaagtgtggtgctgtttctggaagaaagcagctatgtttttctaattgtggataacccctttaatgctggtgCTGCTCCAATCTGCGTGGTGGTGTCAGGTACTACAGCTCAGCCTCATTCTAGTGAACAGTAGCAAATGCCACTGTATttgcacagggggagatttatcaaacatggtgtaaagtgagaccggctcagttgcccctagcaaccaatcagattccatctttcattcctcacaggctctatggaaaatgaaaggtggaatctgattggttgctaggggcaactgagccagtttcactttacaccatggttgataaatctcccccatagtttctaaaAGGAAAAAAGTTGAATTTTTTCTTCACTGACAATCCTTAATATTACTATCATGATATCATTTTAATTTGCAATCATGCTTACCTGGTATATAGAAATCCCCTCTTTCAGCATCCGTAAGATGCCCCCATCCTGTGACCCCCATAACCATTCGGTGTCTCTTTACTAAGAATGAACGAGGCATGTTCCTGgttgtaaaaatataataataataataataataataataataataataaaaaaattaaa
This genomic window contains:
- the OVOL3 gene encoding putative transcription factor ovo-like protein 3, which translates into the protein MPRSFLVKRHRMVMGVTGWGHLTDAERGDFYIPDSILWPHPPPKPALSPAVSEGPFPCRACRKTFPLQRMLTRHLKCHSIQKRHRCPCCGKGFNDTFDLKRHMRTHTGIRPYKCPACDKSFTQRCSLESHLRKIHGVLQSYAYRQRRSKIYVCEDCGFTSSSSDTYNLHLLEVHPNNPMLSRHLRKRGSGGLRGEMGVLLHPTPCYLPNLVSTR
- the POLR2I gene encoding DNA-directed RNA polymerase II subunit RPB9 gives rise to the protein MFAVLPEQGMEADGTYEQGFVGIRFCQECNNMLYPKEDKENRILLYACRNCDYQQEADNSCIYVNKITHEVDELTQIIADVSQDPTLPRTEDHPCAKCGHKEAVFFQSHSARAEDAMRLYYVCTAPHCGHRWTE